A stretch of the Verrucomicrobiia bacterium genome encodes the following:
- a CDS encoding M3 family metallopeptidase yields the protein MPLLPLLCLALPWESGARATDESANAANPLLSRSPLPYELPPFGEIRNEHFKPAFLQGMAAELAEVAAIATNEAPPTFENTIVALERSGELLGRAQRAFGIFTSALTNPDLEQLDAEMSPQFAAHRDAIRLNPDLFRRIAQLHEQRTSLGLDPESLRLLERYHREFVRSGAQLSPDAQAKLRTMNAEIATLSTRFKQNVLQEINASAVWVDSRSELEGLTDAQITAAAEAARAAGQEGRFLLRLTNTTGQPLLASLKNRAVRERLMAASLARGSRGGPYDNRKIVTDLARLRAERAQLLGHPNHAAYQLAEQTAGDVATVNQLLARLAPPAVANARREAADMQALMNAETNGAALGAADWERYAEKIRAARHAFDEEQLRPYFELRRVLVDGAFHAATQLYGITFHERADLQGYSPDMLVFEVFDADGSPIGLFLGDFYARPNKRGGAWASAYVPQNGLRGTKPVIGNHQNIPKPPSGEPTLLTHDEVRTLFHEFGHALHGLFSQVKYPSFAGTSVPRDFVEYPSQVNELWATWPEILKHYARHYQTGDPIPPELLAKVEAASKFNQGHSTTELVAANVIDQAWHQLNPDQVPAPEEVAAFEEAALRAAGVDFAPVPPRYRSTYFSHIFAGGYSAGYYSYFWSEVLDADTVEWIKANGGLRRANGDRFRDLILSRGDSRDAREMFRQFTGRDPDIRPLLARRGLDGETGR from the coding sequence ATGCCGCTCCTGCCCCTCCTTTGCCTGGCGCTGCCCTGGGAGTCCGGGGCCCGGGCAACGGACGAATCCGCGAACGCGGCCAATCCGCTGCTCTCACGGAGCCCGTTGCCCTACGAGTTGCCGCCGTTCGGCGAGATCCGGAACGAGCACTTCAAGCCGGCCTTCCTCCAGGGCATGGCCGCGGAACTGGCCGAGGTCGCGGCCATCGCGACCAACGAGGCACCGCCCACATTCGAGAACACCATCGTCGCCCTGGAACGTTCCGGGGAGCTGCTCGGCCGGGCGCAACGCGCCTTCGGGATCTTCACCAGCGCCCTCACCAATCCGGATCTGGAGCAACTGGACGCCGAGATGTCCCCGCAGTTTGCGGCCCACCGGGATGCGATCCGGCTGAACCCGGACCTGTTCCGGCGGATCGCCCAGCTTCACGAACAGCGGACATCGCTTGGCCTCGACCCGGAATCGCTGCGACTGCTGGAGCGGTACCATCGGGAGTTCGTCCGCAGCGGCGCGCAACTGTCTCCGGACGCCCAGGCGAAGCTTCGGACGATGAATGCCGAGATCGCGACGCTCTCCACCCGGTTCAAGCAGAACGTCCTCCAGGAAATCAACGCTTCGGCCGTGTGGGTGGATTCGCGATCGGAACTGGAGGGGTTGACCGACGCCCAGATCACGGCCGCCGCCGAGGCCGCCCGGGCTGCAGGCCAGGAGGGAAGGTTCCTGCTCCGTCTGACGAATACGACCGGTCAGCCGCTTCTGGCCTCGCTGAAGAACCGGGCGGTGCGTGAGCGGCTGATGGCGGCCTCCCTGGCGCGGGGCAGCCGCGGCGGCCCCTATGACAACCGGAAGATCGTGACCGATCTCGCGCGACTCCGGGCGGAGCGCGCCCAACTCCTGGGCCACCCCAACCACGCCGCCTATCAGCTCGCAGAGCAGACCGCGGGAGACGTGGCAACGGTGAACCAGTTGCTGGCACGCCTGGCCCCGCCGGCGGTGGCCAACGCACGCCGCGAGGCCGCGGACATGCAGGCCCTGATGAACGCCGAGACCAACGGCGCCGCCCTCGGCGCAGCGGATTGGGAACGGTACGCCGAGAAAATCCGCGCCGCCCGCCACGCCTTCGACGAGGAGCAGTTGCGGCCGTATTTCGAACTCCGGCGCGTTCTGGTGGACGGCGCGTTCCACGCGGCCACCCAGCTCTACGGCATCACGTTCCACGAGCGCGCCGACCTGCAGGGCTACAGCCCGGACATGCTGGTGTTCGAGGTGTTCGACGCGGATGGATCACCGATCGGCCTGTTTCTGGGCGACTTTTATGCCCGGCCCAACAAGCGGGGTGGAGCCTGGGCGAGCGCGTACGTGCCCCAGAACGGGCTCCGCGGAACGAAGCCGGTGATCGGCAACCACCAGAACATTCCCAAGCCGCCGTCAGGAGAGCCGACGCTGCTGACGCATGACGAGGTCCGGACGCTGTTCCACGAGTTTGGACACGCCCTCCACGGGCTCTTCTCCCAGGTGAAGTATCCGTCGTTCGCCGGCACCAGCGTGCCGCGGGACTTCGTCGAATATCCGTCCCAGGTGAACGAGCTGTGGGCGACCTGGCCCGAGATTCTGAAGCATTACGCCCGTCATTACCAAACCGGAGACCCCATTCCGCCGGAGCTGCTGGCCAAGGTGGAGGCCGCCTCGAAGTTCAATCAGGGGCACAGCACGACCGAGCTGGTCGCCGCCAATGTGATTGACCAGGCGTGGCATCAACTGAATCCCGATCAAGTCCCGGCCCCCGAGGAGGTGGCGGCCTTCGAGGAGGCGGCCCTGCGCGCGGCCGGCGTGGATTTCGCCCCGGTCCCGCCACGCTACCGCAGCACGTACTTCTCCCATATCTTCGCCGGCGGCTATTCGGCCGGGTACTACTCCTATTTCTGGAGTGAAGTCCTCGACGCCGACACGGTGGAGTGGATCAAGGCCAACGGCGGCCTCCGGCGGGCCAATGGCGACCGCTTCCGCGACCTCATTCTCTCCCGCGGTGACAGCCGCGACGCCAGGGAAATGTTCCGTCAGTTCACCGGACGGGATCCGGACATCCGCCCCCTGCTGGCCCGCCGCGGATTGGATGGGGAAACGGGCAGGTGA
- a CDS encoding DUF2384 domain-containing protein yields MFTTSETPGTEVRSAFRSKWDWVITSQHSAAARYATIISNLLRSYTEPEKATIDVIRSRIAGGLHRDAFTRLKTVIAISGDELSHVVGIPARTVARRHLFKPDESERILRVASAFQRSIEVLGSLDKARRWFTSPKKALGGKTPLEFCDTDIGTEEVCNLLGRIEHGVFT; encoded by the coding sequence ATCAGCGTTCCGGAGCAAATGGGACTGGGTCATTACCTCACAGCACAGTGCCGCTGCTCGGTATGCGACGATCATTTCAAACCTCCTGCGGAGTTACACAGAGCCTGAGAAGGCGACAATCGACGTTATCCGGAGCAGGATCGCAGGCGGACTGCATCGCGACGCGTTTACCCGTCTGAAGACGGTGATCGCCATTTCAGGGGACGAGCTATCGCATGTTGTTGGAATTCCGGCACGCACCGTAGCGCGCCGGCATCTCTTCAAGCCCGATGAGTCAGAACGCATCCTACGGGTCGCATCCGCGTTTCAGAGATCAATCGAAGTGTTGGGTTCGCTTGACAAGGCGCGGCGCTGGTTCACTAGTCCCAAAAAGGCTCTTGGAGGCAAGACTCCTCTTGAGTTTTGTGATACAGATATCGGCACTGAAGAGGTGTGCAATTTGCTCGGGCGCATTGAGCATGGTGTTTTCACATGA
- a CDS encoding CRTAC1 family protein, translated as MTPRVFSLGLWCAGALALGAEPGTESMAARLKARYEAMDPSRHPFLNRAAAGLALRDLRALEAAPDAGQRPGRIAAARYRWAVELLHAGETAQAIPELETVERAVTTGRFEVSPEQAQAVRDTLSVAWLRLGEQENCLAHHHGESCLLPISAAGRHLLPRGSRRAMERLEADVRRSGDLRHGWLLNLAAMTVGDWPHKVPAEFLIPPEVFASPVAFPRFPNIAGAVGLDSPGLAGSVVLEDFDNDGDLDVLLCSWGPADPLRYFRNEADGRFTDRTAYTGLEGLGGGLNMVQGDYDNDGMVDVLVLRGAWWESQGDLPNSLLRNRGDGRFEDVTEAAGLLSFRPTQTAVWLDFNGDGWLDLFIGNESTPGATNACELFRNNGDGTFTETAAASGIRALGLIKAVHAGDFDNDGRPDLYLSFRGQPNVLYRNDGPTGASEPARMGTAPTRIADRRRWGFTDVAAAAGVTEPRFSFPAWFWDHDQDGWLDLYVSGYGARDVGRVAADYLHLPHASERDRIYRNNRDGTFTDQSRDLGVFKTTLPMAGNFGDLDNDGWPDYYLGTGNPELSMLIPNRMFRNDRGRSFQEVTTAGGFGHLQKGHGIAFGDLDNDGDQDVYASIGGAYEGDGYRNALFRNPGSPAGWLKLRLVGTTANRSGIGARIEVVIETPGGRRSVWKDVNSGGPFGAGPLRQELGLGDATHIVEVAVRWPGGSGREIFTGVQPNAAFELRQDLGVARRLPLQSFSLPEP; from the coding sequence ATGACACCCCGCGTGTTCAGCCTCGGGCTCTGGTGCGCCGGCGCCCTGGCGCTGGGGGCGGAACCGGGCACGGAGTCCATGGCGGCGCGCCTCAAGGCCCGGTATGAGGCGATGGATCCATCCCGTCACCCGTTTCTCAACCGCGCCGCCGCCGGCCTGGCCCTGCGAGATCTCCGTGCCCTGGAGGCGGCGCCGGATGCCGGTCAACGCCCCGGCCGCATCGCTGCCGCCCGCTATCGTTGGGCCGTCGAGTTGCTCCACGCCGGCGAAACCGCACAGGCCATCCCGGAACTGGAAACCGTCGAGAGGGCCGTGACGACAGGACGCTTCGAAGTCTCCCCGGAACAGGCCCAGGCGGTTCGGGACACCCTCAGCGTGGCCTGGCTCCGCCTTGGCGAGCAGGAGAACTGCCTGGCCCATCACCATGGCGAGTCCTGCCTGCTGCCGATTTCCGCGGCGGGACGCCACCTCCTGCCGCGCGGTTCCCGGCGGGCCATGGAACGTCTGGAGGCCGATGTGCGGCGGTCCGGCGACCTCCGTCACGGCTGGCTGCTGAATCTCGCCGCCATGACCGTCGGGGACTGGCCCCACAAGGTGCCGGCGGAATTCCTCATCCCACCCGAGGTCTTCGCCTCCCCGGTCGCCTTTCCCCGATTCCCCAACATCGCGGGCGCCGTCGGCCTCGACTCGCCGGGGCTCGCCGGCAGCGTGGTGCTGGAGGATTTCGACAACGACGGCGACCTCGATGTTCTGCTCTGTTCGTGGGGGCCCGCGGATCCCCTCCGCTACTTCCGGAACGAGGCGGACGGACGCTTCACGGACCGCACGGCATACACCGGACTCGAGGGCCTTGGCGGCGGTCTCAACATGGTCCAGGGGGACTATGACAACGATGGGATGGTGGATGTCCTCGTCCTCCGCGGCGCCTGGTGGGAGTCCCAGGGCGACCTGCCCAATTCGCTGCTCCGGAATCGGGGGGACGGACGCTTCGAGGACGTGACCGAGGCGGCGGGACTGTTGAGTTTTCGTCCGACCCAAACCGCCGTCTGGCTGGATTTCAACGGGGACGGATGGCTGGATCTTTTCATTGGCAACGAATCCACCCCGGGGGCGACCAATGCCTGCGAACTGTTTCGCAACAACGGGGACGGCACGTTCACCGAGACCGCGGCCGCCAGTGGTATTCGGGCGCTGGGCCTGATCAAGGCGGTCCACGCCGGGGATTTCGACAATGACGGCAGACCCGACCTCTACCTCTCATTTCGCGGGCAACCCAATGTCCTCTACCGGAATGACGGTCCGACCGGGGCGTCCGAACCCGCAAGGATGGGGACCGCGCCGACACGAATCGCAGACCGACGCCGCTGGGGGTTTACGGACGTGGCCGCGGCCGCCGGGGTCACCGAACCGCGGTTCAGCTTTCCCGCCTGGTTCTGGGACCATGACCAGGATGGCTGGCTCGACCTCTACGTCAGCGGATACGGCGCAAGGGACGTGGGACGGGTGGCAGCGGACTACCTGCATCTGCCGCATGCCAGCGAACGCGACCGGATCTATCGGAACAACCGCGATGGCACCTTCACCGATCAGAGCCGCGACCTGGGCGTCTTCAAGACCACCCTGCCCATGGCCGGCAACTTCGGAGATCTCGATAACGACGGATGGCCCGACTACTATCTGGGCACCGGGAATCCGGAGCTGTCCATGCTCATCCCCAACCGGATGTTCCGCAATGACCGCGGACGGTCCTTCCAGGAAGTCACCACCGCAGGCGGCTTCGGTCACCTGCAGAAAGGCCACGGAATCGCCTTCGGAGACCTGGACAACGACGGAGACCAGGATGTCTACGCCAGCATCGGCGGCGCCTACGAGGGCGACGGTTACCGCAATGCCCTCTTCCGAAATCCGGGGTCGCCGGCCGGCTGGCTGAAGCTCCGGCTGGTCGGAACGACCGCCAACCGTTCCGGAATCGGGGCGCGAATCGAGGTGGTCATTGAGACCCCGGGCGGCCGCCGCTCCGTGTGGAAGGACGTCAACTCCGGCGGCCCCTTCGGGGCCGGCCCCCTGCGTCAGGAATTGGGCCTGGGGGATGCCACGCACATTGTCGAGGTCGCCGTGCGCTGGCCGGGCGGATCGGGGCGTGAGATCTTCACCGGTGTCCAACCCAATGCCGCCTTCGAGCTGCGTCAGGATCTGGGTGTCGCCCGCCGGCTGCCGCTGCAGTCATTTTCACTGCCGGAGCCATGA
- a CDS encoding RES family NAD+ phosphorylase, translated as MSVTAFRLTKTKHVSTAFDGEGARLYGGRWNSIGTRMVYVAGSRSLATLEILVHVEDISTIEGQYSIIQVSFANEHVKRIDESDLPDGWSSPEPLAFTQMFGDEWIKKNESVILSVPSAVTNEERNFLINPAHPEFSALSIGTAVPYRFDSRLV; from the coding sequence ATGAGTGTTACGGCGTTCCGACTCACAAAGACTAAGCACGTATCCACTGCATTCGACGGCGAGGGTGCAAGGCTTTACGGTGGACGCTGGAACTCTATCGGGACTCGCATGGTCTATGTCGCGGGATCAAGATCGTTAGCAACCCTTGAGATCCTCGTTCATGTGGAGGACATCTCCACGATCGAAGGACAGTATAGCATCATTCAGGTCAGTTTCGCCAACGAACACGTAAAGCGCATCGATGAAAGTGATCTCCCTGATGGATGGTCGTCTCCAGAGCCGCTTGCGTTTACTCAGATGTTTGGCGATGAGTGGATTAAAAAGAACGAGTCAGTCATCCTTTCTGTTCCGAGCGCAGTCACGAATGAAGAGCGCAATTTTCTGATCAATCCGGCACATCCGGAGTTCTCCGCCCTATCGATCGGAACCGCCGTGCCATACCGCTTTGATTCGAGACTAGTGTAG
- a CDS encoding rhodanese-like domain-containing protein, which translates to MNTLKKSIALLAGVLFAAAAIAGEFPDVSIAEVKAVAGTGKATIIDVNGTDSYNSGHVPGALNFDAIEADFAKALPEDKNTLIIAYCGNPRCTAYKAAAEAAEKLGYKNVKHMSAGISGWKKAGEKVEKVQ; encoded by the coding sequence ATGAATACTCTGAAGAAATCCATCGCCCTCCTGGCCGGCGTGCTGTTTGCCGCGGCCGCCATCGCCGGGGAATTCCCGGATGTCAGCATCGCCGAGGTCAAGGCGGTCGCCGGAACCGGAAAAGCCACCATCATTGATGTCAACGGAACGGATTCCTACAACAGCGGTCACGTTCCGGGCGCCCTGAACTTCGACGCCATTGAGGCCGACTTCGCGAAGGCGCTTCCTGAGGACAAAAACACCCTCATCATCGCCTACTGTGGCAATCCCCGCTGCACTGCCTACAAGGCCGCGGCCGAGGCTGCTGAAAAACTCGGCTACAAGAACGTGAAGCACATGTCGGCCGGCATCTCGGGCTGGAAGAAGGCCGGCGAAAAGGTCGAGAAGGTCCAGTAG